DNA sequence from the Antarctobacter heliothermus genome:
ATTTGTGCCTCCCACGCTAGCGGGGTGTTGCGGGGCATGCAACGGTCGTGAAAGGCAAGTCGTAGCCTCTCAAAGGCAATTTGCTGAATAATCGGGCAGGGTTGTGCGTCTACACTCCGCCTGCCCGCCCATGCGTTCAGGACATGCCAAGGGCAGCCTTGTACATGTCCAGTACGGCCTCTTCTTCGGCAATGTCGTCCGCGTCGCGTTTGCGGAGCGAAATTACCTTGCGCATGACTTTTGTATCATAGCCGCGGCCTTTGGCCTCTGCCATGACTTCTTTGATCTGCTCGGCGATCTCTTTCTTTTCTTCTTCAAGCCGTTCGACGCGCTCGATGAACTGTTTCAACTCTCCGGCGGCGACGCCATAGCTGTCCGTTGGGGTGTCCTGCATGTCTGCCTCTTCAGCCTTGTGACCGTTTGTTTGGGCCTCTCGATAACCCATGGCTGCGTCCTGCATCAAGTGCATGTGGGCATGGGGTTGCCTAGACAGGCAAGGGTGCGCTAGGCGCGTCGGCGATGGCAAACGGAAGGATCCGGAATATGGCGGGATTGATCTGGGGAGGCGCTGCAATGTCGGCGGCCGGGCTTGGCGGTTTGATCTGGTGCATTATCCGGGTTTGGTCGGCGCGTCGTGCGGGATTGTCGGACGAAGAATTGCGCGATGCGGTGCGCAAGGTGGTTCCCTTGAACATGGGCGCACTGATGTTGTCGGTTCTGGGTCTGATGATGGTGATTCTTGGGATCTTTCTGGGATAGCGCGATCGCCTATGCGTCCGGGGTCAAAAACCGAACGCCTGGCATGTCTCCGATAACCTCAAGATCATCTTCGTAGATTTCGGTCAGCATATCGACATAGGCGGCGTCCCACCCTGGCAGGTCCAGTTCTTCCTCGATCTTGTCGTCCAGCGCGTATTTGTCCAGAAACGCCATCATCACGCGCCGCTTCTGGCCTTCGGTGATCGTTGGGTTCTCTTTGAGAAAGGCGCGGAAACGCTGCATCCCCTCGCGGGAGATGATCTGGGAATACAGGTCAAAGGCCCCGGTGATCTTGCGACCCAGGGCGATTCCGGCCATCTCGCGGATGATCTGACCCCAAAGAAACGGGGTGTCTTCATTGCACCACAAAGTGATGGGCAGTTCCGGCAGTGTTCCCCTGATCCGCCGGATCAGGTCCGACCAGCGAAACCGCATCGGGTCCAGCCCCTCCATGAAATCCGAGAAATCTGCATGTGGGGTTGCAGCAAAGGCGGCTGGTAAAAAGCTAGCAGGATCGCGCAACCCCATGAAAAGTTGCAGATCACTGTCCCGGAAAACCTGGGACAGAGTTGTCAGTCGCTCTTCAGCACGATGATAGATGTAGCCGTTCTGAAACATCAATTTTGGCACAGAAAAGAAATTGTCATTGGACAGAACGAGCCGTGAGAACTGACCCACGTCGTCCTGAAGGATCGCATCCAGAAGGACATCGCGCGTTTCAGGATCTGGTGTGCCTCCGCGCAGCTTATTGAGAGCCTCGGTCAGCAGGGTCCGATAGTTGGAGGGGCCGGGGATCGCAACACCTTCATGACGCCACGCCTCGGCGTTGCGCAAAAGACCTTTCAGAAGGCGGTCCTCGTCCGTGCAATGGACCCCGGTGTGTAGAATAACCTGCATGTTTATCGATTTCTTTGTTTGCTCTGGGCGCAGTATAGCCGGGTGATCGGACAAGGGAACCGGGCGAGGTGGCGGCTTGGCGCTTTCAGACGCGAAAAACGCGAATTCGAGGCTTCCTTTGGCTTGCAAGACAGGCTAAACACCCCGCACGCCGAAGCACCGGGACGCCCGGGACATGGCCCGGCGCCCCTATAGCTCAGCTGGTAGAGCAACTGATTTGTAATCAGTAGGTCCGCGGTTCGAGTCCGTGTGGGGGCACCATTTATTTCCAAGAAGTTTAAGAAAATCAATGGCTAGGCTGTCATGGGCGTACTTCTGTCCACCTTTCCGTCCACCTAGCCATCTTGGTGCCGCAGCCCTGTCGCTCATTGATGGCTACCCTACGATGTTGCGTTGCGGTGCATCGGTGACTAGGACAGGACACCGCCCCAATCCATGGTAGACTGGCAACATGACCATACGAGTTATTGATCTATTTTTGCGGGCCGGGAGGCTTTTCCGCAGGTTTTGAAGCCGCCGATTTCGAGGTGGTGGCTGCTCTCGACTATGACAAAGCCGCAGTGTCGACCTTCAGCGCCAACCATGGCATTCAAGCCCGGCAACAAGACCTAACAGATTTTGACTACAGCACGTTGCCGGATGCTGAGGTCGTGATAGGTGGCCCGCCCTGCACTCAGTTCAGTTCAACTAAGTCGAACAAAACTAGGGTCAGGATTCATTAATTTTGGTCGCGCAGCATGATTCACGGCTCGGAAAATGGAGCGGTGACATGAACGATCTCTTCTGGCTGACCGACCCGCAGATGGCCCGTCTGGCGCCTTTCTTTCCCAAGTCCCATGGTAAGCCTCGGGTCGATGACAGACGCGTGTTGAGTGGGATTATCTTCATCAATCGCAATGGCTTGCGGTGGCGCGATGCCCCTGCCGCCTGTGGGCCGCACAAAACGCTCTACAGCCGGTGGAAGCGGTGGAGCAAAAAAAGGATCTTTGCGCGGATGATGGTCGGGCTGGCGGCAGAACACGGCGAAGAGAAGACCGTGATGATCGATGCGACATACCTGAAGGCACACCGAACGGCGACCAGCATGGCCGCCAAAAAGGGGGACGTGGCCGCCTGATCGGTCGCACCAAGGGCGGCATGAACACCAAACTGCACGCCATCTGCGACAGCCAGGGGCGGCCCATCGACCTGTTCGTAACCGCTGGACAGGTGAGCGACTATATCGGCGCACGCGCGATGCTCCGCGGCTTGCCAAACGTCAAATGGATGCTCGCGGATCACGGCTATGACGCTGACTGGTTCAAAGAAGCGTTGCAGGACAAGGGCATACGCGCCTGCATCCCCGGTCGGAAATAACGCAAGACGCCGGTCAAATACGACAAGCGCCGATTCAAGCGGCGAAACCGCATCGAGATCATGTTCGGCAGACTTAAGGATTGGAGGAGGGTCGCCACCCGCTATGATCGATGCCCAAAGGTGTTCCTCTCAGCCATCGCCCTCGCGGCGGTCGTCATCTATTGGTTACGAATCCTGACGCTAGCGATTGACCGCAAAGGGCCGGTCATGAAGCAGGCGTTGGCGGGCCCCTCATGCTTTGTCATTTTCCTCATTTCTCTTGGGACGAGAGAATAGAAATTGCAGAAGCGTCAAGACCCCTCCAAGGGCGCCCATCAAGAGGACAACCGGATCCGACCCCAACGAATCTATGATCGTGGGGCCAATCACAACCGGGTCGGTCCGAAAATAAAGAAGCGTTAAATCAACTGGCGCATAGTCTGAAATCGCGGTGACCCTCATTATGGATGTGTCCGGGTCGGGTATGGAAATTTGCAGTCTGGCCTGCGCCGCCGGGACACCCATCGGAGGGACCAGTGCGTCGTCTTCTTGCGCGCTGGACTGATGCAGGCACTCCCTGCCACGATCTGTAAAAAGCACCTTCAGGCGCGATTGCAGATCCCCGTCGTGCCGACAGAAAAAGAGTTGGGCACCGGACCTGACCTCGCCGGTTTTCAGGATGCGGCGCCCGAACCCCAGAGCACTTGACGGTGTGTCTCCGTTGATTTGGTAGTTGCCCTCCGTCAATGGAATTCCATCCGCTTCAATCGGCCCCGCCCCAAGCACAGCAAGGCCTGAAATCGACAGACTGCCGAACCTTGTGAGCGCCTCCTTTTCCAGGATGAGACCGCCGCGCAACAATTTTCCGACGTCTGTTTCGGCGTATTCGTCGGGAACGCTTATCACTCGGATCGCCAACCAGTCGGCGCCGATTGAAAACGTCAATTCCGTGCCCTTTGGCAAAACAGCCGCGAATGTTTCGCCGGGAGGCGCTGACAGGTCGTGGGTTCTACTGTTGCAGCCAGATTCAACCTTTGCCGTGCTCAGCATGATCTCTGACTTTGCGCGCGCGCGGCACACGCGTGCCCCGAGAAAGGTCTTGTTCATTTCACTAGTCAGCGTCACGTGCAGTGTTCCGGTGTCAGCCTGCACAAGAACGCTGCGTGAGCGGGTATTCTCGTACCATTTCGGTCCGACGACGGACAACAGTACGACACTCAAGATCGTCAGCTTGCGCCTGTTTCGCAGGATCCATGCCCAAACTTGTCCGCTCAAAGACCCAACGTTTTCAGCCATGTCGCCCCCTCAGTCGCGCGGCCGAACGGGTGACACTTCTAAAACGAAGGATTCTTCAGTATTGCTGCGCGTTATGAAAAAGGTCAGCCTTGCATTCTTGTCCGGCGGAAGAAATTCCGTAGGGATCGCGCAATCGGCGGTGTATTTGAGGCCGGTCAGTTCAGACACGTCTTTGCAGGCCTCAAAAAAACGATCGCCACGTCCAACCGCGACCGAAGAGGGGTTTCCGGCAGCGTTGAGATAAACGTGAAGCACCGAATTCTGTGTGCGCGGTGTGGCCCGCCACAGGGTCGGAACCGCCGTCCGGTTGCGGTTGCCGCATCGGTCCGGCACGACGAGCGCAACAGCCGTCCGATCCGCAAGAAAGTCAGCGTGTTCGCCAGTGTACGGAAAATCCGCGCTATCAATGTCAAAGCCGGGTGGGACCATGTAGGTGTTTTCGGCCTCGTACCGTCCATCTTTAGAAACGATCCGCACGCAGACAGGGACGGGCTTTTCAGGGCGCTTCCAAAATGTTGGTATACCGGTGATCACCGTGGGTGGCAGATCCGAGGGCGAGTCGTCGGTCAGCATGACGCCCATCACGATATCCCCGGACACTTTGGACGTTTCGCTTACGGTCTCATGGAAAACATCCTTTTCCAAACCGATTCCCTGTGCCAAGCTTGGAAGAGGAAAGAATATTAAAATAAAAAGGGCTTTAATTGACATGGTTCCGCTCAACTGATGTTTCGCTTCCAGTGGAAAAATAGTATCGGCTTTCTGCTATTGTGGCTAGTCCTTGGATCGACGGCACAAGCACGTGTCGTCGGGGTCGAAGATGGCGCCGGTTCGGGGTTCATGTACACCCACCGCGGCAATTGCTTTCTGATACTTCCAACGCATTTGCACGGCCTCATGCGGGAGGGGATCCGGATCGGGGCCCCCCAAAGCGGAGAAATTGGCACGGCGCAGATTGTCTATCAGGCGCCGGGGGGATCAGATATTTCTCTGGCTCTGGTGCGTGGTGGTATCACCCGCGATTGCGGGGCGCAGTGGGCCGAACTGCCGCGCAGCCTCTCTGGCGATCTTGATATCGGCGGCGGCGTATTACTTGAACGCGCCCGGCAGAAATCGACAGAGGGGCGGCAGGTCATTATCCATAGCAAGAACTTCCGACAAGTGCGTCTGGTCCCCGCTGCGGGCGAGGCGGTGGATCTGTTCGGCGGCACAAGCGGCGCAATCGCGTTTCGCGGCGCGGTTCCGATTGCCATGGTGCTGGATGCGGAAAGCACGGACGCAGTCTGGGCGACGCGGATGGATGAGATCGTGAACCTTCTGGCGCGTTTTATGGGAGAAGTTCCGCTGGCCGACGATTGCGCTGAAGGCGGCGTTTTATCAGAGGCCTGCGCGGCGGCCCCCGCCCCTGTCGCGGGCGATCCCTTTGAAATCACCGCTTGGTCGGCCCATCCGGTCGAAGGCGCGGCTGATCCCGCCGGGATGGTGGCCGGAGAAGGAGCCTACGTCGCGTCGCTGGTTGCCGGTATGGCTTTTGAGCTGCAACTACAACTTACGGAAACCGACAGGCTCAGCCGGGTACAGATTTTCACCGATCCGAGTAGTGGGCAGGCCGTGCCGAAAACAATCGAAATCATCACCGACATGGCAAACGGGCGATCCAAGCGCCCCAATCCGATGCCATTGCGCGATATGTCCCCCGACGGGGTCTATGAAAACCGTGTGGGCGAACGATTTGCGAAGGTGGTGACGATCCGCGTGATTTCGTCCTGGGGCGGCGGATCGCCGGTCCGGATAGACCGGATCGTGATCGACTGATCAACGCCCTAGGTCGATAACAACTTCGGTCCGGTAGCCACCAATCATGGGTGTTCCCATAAGGCGGCCTGAATCGTCGAGAGCGACCTGCGCCCAACCGTCCATTCGAATGCTGATTTCGCCGGAATTGATCCGAAATAGACAGTAACGGCTTTCCCGCAGGTCCACCCAGCACTTTGCGTCTTCCGAGTACTGCCCGACCGCAAGGGGGACGCGGGCGGATTTGTCGGCATTTATCGTACCGCGGAAGTGCTTAACTCTATTCCGGAAGTTGTTATTAATATCCCTTTCTTCCGGATACCAGCGCGACACAAGGATTGGCTGAGAGTCGAAGACTGCTGTAACTGCGGCCATCCGTATAGCGGGGTTCGTACTGGACAACCCGTGCTCAATGGCCATCTGTTTTTGTTGCGTGTCGCCTTTTGTGATCAACAATTGCATGGCGGTCATTGCCCGATCGGGATCAGGATCGTTCAGGCGGTCGCGGAAGGCCGCCATTTGATCGCTGCGCGAATCCATAGCCTTATCAAGATCATCCAGACTCACCTGAGCTGCTGCGCTCGACGCACAAACAAGACTAAGGCCCACCAAGGCCGCACGAATCATATTCATACAGGGGAATTCCTTTTACAGACCGGTCATTCGTTCAAATCGATAGTGGCGTTTGTCAGGTTGTCGTTTATGGCCTGTTGGCCGATCAATTTTCCAGAATTGTCCAGAGTGTAGTTCCCCCAGCTTCCGCCAAAGTTAATGTTTACGACCTCGCCTCGCATTCGGGCCAAGCAGGGAGTGTAGACGCCATGTGTATAGGTCCAGCATTGTTCTTTTTCGTCGAAGCCAGAAATTTTGCGGAGAACTTCGGAAGACTTGTCGTCTTTAACGACACCAGCGCTTTGTTTTATCGTTCTAAAATAATATGTGTCCGGCTCTTCAGAGACCGGTACGAAGGTCAAAACCAACGTCGGTTTGGAATCAAGGATCGCGCGCAGGGTGGTGGCGCGGATTGCCGAGTCCGTGCTTTGCAACCCATGGCGGATCGCAAGGCGGCGCTGATCGGGGTCGCCTTTGACAATCAACAATTTCAACACCGCAAGCGCGCGGTCAGGGTCCGCGTCGTTCAGTCGATCCTGAAACGCCCGCAGTTCCTTGCTTCGCGCATCCATCACCTCATCAGCATCGTCCAGACTTACTTGCGCGGCAACGGCTGAGGCGGCCAACACAACGATCAGTGCTATCATTAATCTCATCGGAATTCGATCCTCGCTGGGAAAACGGACTTCGTGTTGAATCTCATGATCTGCCCCGCAAGAGCGCCGGTCTCATCGAGGGCGAACTGGCCCGAAAGCCCGTCACCGTAGTTAAAGACCATGTCCACGCGAATGCCAGAAACGCTGAGGTTGCGCCCCGGATAGCATTCTGACGAGGCATCGACGTTGATGCACTGCGTATCGGGGAACTTTTCTCGAAGAGTCCAGGTTTGCAATGGACCGAACCAGTCATTCAGATTCGATTTTTCCTCTGTGTCGAGATCCGTCGTGTCGACGATGACAGACACTGAATCTTTTCGAGCCAGCGCCTCCCAAAGCGCCCTTGCGCGGATCCGGGAGTCCGTGGCGGATAGCGCTGAATTTATGGCCACCTCTATCAAGGTGGCATCGCCAGATTCGACCATCACATCAAAGGCGGCAAGCGCTCGGTTGGCGTCTGCTCCCTGCAGGATCTCGATAAGTTGTTGATATTGCCCACTTCGCGTATCAATGCGCGAGAGCAAGGCGTCTATATCGGCGATCTGGGCTTGGGCCGGTACTGAAAGAGCCACCGCCACGATGGCCACCGAAGAGTGTTTAATCATATTCTTCATATGCATAATCCAAACAACGAAAATGCCAGATTATGGAAGTATTCCAAATTTTTGTCTTTTGGGCAAGGTATTAGAATATTATAGCAACAGACGATGCCCGAGCCGAATGGTTAGGTTATGTTGACAAAAGGGATTCCCACCGACCGCTGATCGTGATTCAAGCTGGTATTTGCAATGGAGATCAGCTTGGCACGAGACCTCATGTCGGACGAGGAGTGGACATTCTTTGAACAGTTCATCCTGGCCGTTCGCGCCCCGAATGGGCGCAAACCGACCAACCACCGCATTGTTCTTGATGGAATTTTCTGGATAGCGCGAACAGGAGCGCCGTGGCGTGACCTGCCGGAAGAGTTCGGCAAATGGTCGAGCGTTTATCGCCAGTTCCGACGCTGGACACTGGCAGGACTATGGGAAGAGATCATGGACGCCCTGAACGACAGCGGGGCCGTGCCGGACGCCCTACAAATGATCGACAGCACTGTAATTCGCGCGCACCATCAGGCAGCGGGCGCAAAAGGGGGACTCCGCGGCAGGGTTTTGGCCGCTCAAGAGGTGGCTTCACGACCAAGATCCATCTCCGCGTCAATGCAGCAGGTCTGCCCATGAGAACCGAGATCACGCCCGGTC
Encoded proteins:
- a CDS encoding DNA cytosine methyltransferase, with amino-acid sequence MAALDYDKAAVSTFSANHGIQARQQDLTDFDYSTLPDAEVVIGGPPCTQFSSTKSNKTRVRIH
- a CDS encoding DUF2312 domain-containing protein, whose translation is MQDTPTDSYGVAAGELKQFIERVERLEEEKKEIAEQIKEVMAEAKGRGYDTKVMRKVISLRKRDADDIAEEEAVLDMYKAALGMS